The following proteins are encoded in a genomic region of Desulfobacterales bacterium:
- a CDS encoding substrate-binding domain-containing protein — protein sequence MKRRENENFLFMNRREFIKTTGVVGGAAMLGINPLQALIAEAAVEPMNSATLAEQEKLYAAAKKEGQVTLYQSSSTKAGSALAKAFMKKYPGVKCNVYRGGSVKCHTKLDTEWRAGKTVCDVLHTSLYSAFLTMTDEGRFMKYESPEIKNYWEKWTNPEYFAPVRFTTMAIAWNSDIVSDADAPKSYAEGAKLAQKEEWFGKIAIGDPHGSANALAWVYSLVKHHGETAWDWFRAWGEADAGTFTSHGSMDKEILAGKYPVSMEDLDYRINENMIKGTPLKGYWPKEGVAVGPGPCAIIKESPNPNAAKLFYNYFLSSEGCQAFQKGGSSNTGRKTGMMKFKHMPGYDDLNIIDIDYRQLDADTKDLLAKFEQVFGAAKKKARAK from the coding sequence ATGAAAAGAAGAGAAAATGAAAACTTTTTGTTCATGAACCGTCGGGAATTCATTAAAACGACCGGTGTTGTCGGGGGTGCCGCCATGCTGGGGATCAACCCGCTCCAGGCGCTGATCGCCGAGGCAGCGGTGGAGCCGATGAACAGCGCCACTTTGGCTGAACAGGAAAAACTGTACGCGGCTGCCAAGAAAGAAGGCCAGGTTACCCTCTATCAATCCTCCTCGACCAAGGCCGGCAGCGCTCTGGCAAAGGCTTTTATGAAAAAATATCCCGGGGTGAAATGTAATGTCTACCGGGGCGGGAGCGTCAAATGTCATACCAAGCTGGATACCGAGTGGCGGGCCGGCAAGACTGTTTGCGATGTGCTTCACACATCCCTTTACAGTGCGTTTCTGACGATGACCGACGAGGGCCGCTTCATGAAATACGAATCCCCTGAAATCAAGAACTACTGGGAAAAGTGGACCAACCCGGAATATTTTGCACCGGTGCGGTTCACGACCATGGCGATTGCCTGGAATTCGGATATCGTCTCCGATGCGGACGCACCCAAGTCCTACGCTGAAGGGGCGAAGCTGGCACAGAAAGAAGAATGGTTCGGCAAGATCGCCATCGGCGACCCGCATGGCAGCGCCAATGCCCTGGCCTGGGTCTATTCACTGGTGAAACATCACGGGGAGACCGCCTGGGACTGGTTCCGGGCCTGGGGTGAAGCCGATGCCGGCACCTTTACCAGTCATGGTTCCATGGACAAGGAAATCCTGGCCGGGAAGTACCCCGTATCCATGGAGGATCTCGATTACCGCATCAATGAAAATATGATCAAGGGAACGCCTTTAAAAGGCTACTGGCCCAAAGAAGGCGTGGCCGTGGGCCCGGGCCCGTGCGCCATCATCAAGGAATCACCCAACCCCAATGCCGCCAAGCTCTTCTATAACTATTTTCTGTCTTCCGAGGGATGCCAGGCATTTCAAAAGGGCGGCTCCAGCAATACCGGCCGCAAAACGGGTATGATGAAATTCAAGCATATGCCCGGGTATGACGACCTCAATATCATCGACATCGATTACCGCCAGCTGGATGCGGATACCAAGGACCTGCTGGCGAAATTCGAACAGGTTTTCGGTGCGGCCAAGAAAAAGGCCAGAGCCAAATAG